From a region of the Agrobacterium tumefaciens genome:
- a CDS encoding LysR family transcriptional regulator has protein sequence MKLPPLPALRAFEAAARHESFAGAAAELGMSAAAISQHVRTLEQWLGEPLFERQARGVRLTAAGREFGATVSSSLRQVAASAEEIRGRKQRAVVRLASLPSVVAYFLTPRLPRFRALHPDIQVSISYSTTGMSTPADLTILHGRRPTESAVALFSAATRPTCAPAYLENFGPIKDIARLSKAELLHDETEAAWRDWFAATGTRSPQNTGPIFADFNLLLTALKAGQGVGLCPTELMRDEITSGRLSVLFDQASDQDKYYWLVAPETMTAPAKRLFGWLVQEAQDQLSSYLVARA, from the coding sequence ATGAAACTACCTCCGCTCCCTGCCCTTCGCGCCTTTGAGGCTGCTGCCCGCCACGAAAGTTTCGCAGGCGCTGCGGCTGAACTGGGCATGAGTGCCGCCGCCATCAGCCAGCATGTCCGTACATTGGAGCAATGGCTGGGCGAACCGCTGTTTGAACGGCAGGCGCGCGGTGTTCGACTGACCGCGGCAGGACGCGAGTTTGGAGCCACGGTCTCCTCAAGCCTGCGGCAGGTTGCGGCATCTGCCGAAGAGATCCGCGGACGCAAACAGCGCGCAGTCGTGCGGCTGGCCAGCCTGCCTTCCGTGGTGGCATATTTTCTGACGCCTCGCCTGCCCCGCTTCCGCGCGCTTCATCCTGATATCCAGGTTTCAATCAGCTATTCGACGACGGGCATGTCCACGCCGGCCGACCTGACCATCCTGCACGGCAGACGACCGACGGAGAGCGCAGTGGCGCTGTTCAGTGCCGCAACCAGGCCAACCTGCGCGCCCGCCTATCTCGAAAACTTCGGACCGATCAAGGATATTGCGAGGCTCTCGAAGGCGGAACTTCTGCATGACGAGACCGAGGCGGCCTGGCGGGACTGGTTCGCAGCGACGGGAACACGCAGCCCCCAAAACACGGGACCGATCTTTGCCGATTTCAATCTGCTTCTGACAGCCTTGAAAGCCGGACAGGGTGTTGGACTATGCCCGACCGAGTTGATGCGGGACGAGATAACGAGCGGTCGTCTGAGCGTGCTGTTCGATCAGGCGTCTGATCAGGACAAATATTACTGGCTGGTGGCGCCAGAGACCATGACGGCCCCAGCAAAACGGCTGTTCGGCTGGCTCGTTCAGGAGGCACAGGACCAGCTGAGCAGTTATTTGGTTGCCAGAGCCTGA
- a CDS encoding DUF1989 domain-containing protein → MSHTAMTEPADAAERRARRPVVVYPNGTLEAPDLSSLVKARETMQKVGEVIVPPRDGRTFQVPKGHFFRIISIDGPQVGDLNLWNAHDLTERFFSGKTRALHATHVSIGDRLWSNLPSLRPMATITGDSLAWYGWDEDGGGLHDVIGTRCDPYTNRLLSGGDYHHCCHSNLTNALASSRGLSFAEAEPHVHDVLNVFMCTGFTRDTHQYFMKASPVRPGDYLEFFAEMDLLGGLSACPGGDCSASHSSDAAACYPLKVEIYRPDMALLNAWPFPERNAYRNPV, encoded by the coding sequence ATGTCGCACACCGCCATGACCGAACCCGCAGATGCCGCTGAGCGGCGCGCCCGCCGTCCAGTTGTTGTTTATCCGAATGGAACGCTTGAGGCACCTGACCTTTCCAGTCTCGTAAAGGCCAGGGAAACGATGCAGAAGGTGGGTGAGGTGATTGTACCACCACGTGATGGCCGCACCTTTCAGGTGCCTAAGGGGCATTTCTTCCGCATTATCAGCATTGATGGTCCACAGGTTGGCGACCTCAATCTCTGGAACGCGCATGATCTGACCGAGCGTTTTTTCAGCGGCAAGACCCGCGCCCTTCATGCCACCCATGTCTCCATCGGCGACCGGCTGTGGAGCAACCTGCCATCATTGCGCCCGATGGCAACGATCACCGGTGATAGCCTCGCATGGTACGGTTGGGATGAGGATGGCGGCGGACTGCATGATGTGATCGGCACGCGTTGCGATCCCTACACCAATCGCCTGCTCAGCGGCGGTGATTACCACCATTGCTGCCATTCGAACCTCACCAATGCGCTGGCATCGTCCAGAGGCCTGTCGTTTGCAGAGGCCGAACCGCATGTGCACGACGTTCTCAACGTCTTCATGTGCACGGGCTTCACCCGCGACACACACCAGTATTTCATGAAGGCAAGCCCCGTTCGGCCGGGCGATTATCTGGAATTTTTTGCCGAGATGGATCTGCTCGGCGGTCTCTCCGCCTGCCCCGGTGGCGATTGCAGCGCCAGCCACTCAAGCGATGCGGCTGCCTGCTACCCGCTGAAGGTGGAAATCTACCGCCCGGATATGGCGCTTCTCAACGCTTGGCCTTTCCCGGAACGCAATGCTTATCGCAACCCGGTGTGA
- a CDS encoding HIT family protein, producing MTASAYDDNNIFAKILRGEIPSVKLYEDEHTLAFMDVMPQAPGHLLVIPKIGSRNLLDADPNVLARTIAVVQKLAVAAKEAFDADGVYVAQFNEPAAGQTVFHLHFHVIPRVEGQPLKPHSGAMADSDVLKAHAEKIKAALAS from the coding sequence ATGACCGCCAGCGCTTATGACGACAACAACATCTTCGCCAAGATCCTGCGCGGGGAAATTCCGAGCGTGAAGCTCTATGAGGACGAGCATACGCTGGCCTTCATGGATGTGATGCCGCAGGCGCCGGGTCACCTCCTGGTCATTCCGAAAATCGGTTCGCGCAACCTCTTGGATGCCGATCCGAACGTGCTGGCCCGCACCATTGCCGTGGTGCAGAAGCTTGCCGTCGCCGCCAAGGAGGCCTTCGATGCCGACGGCGTCTACGTTGCGCAGTTCAATGAGCCGGCTGCCGGACAGACGGTGTTCCACCTGCATTTCCACGTCATTCCGCGCGTGGAAGGCCAGCCGCTGAAGCCGCATTCCGGCGCGATGGCCGACAGCGACGTGCTGAAAGCACATGCAGAAAAGATCAAGGCAGCCCTGGCTTCCTGA
- a CDS encoding GNAT family N-acetyltransferase: MTENYSIRVAQSFTDIDPDRWKQLSGTSRNAEGKSYNPFISHAFLSSIEESGSATAKTGWQGHHLLLENEKGDLLGAVPAYLKNHSKGEYVFDHGWADAFERAGGHYYPKLQCSIPFTPATGPRLLTSQTSDNDGVKLLLASGIGQVTEKGGLSSAHVTFATDDDIAALTSQDFLHRTDQQFHFLNNGYRDHDDFLDALSSRKRKGLKKERRAALENGISIDWLTGSDLTEDIWDQFFTFYMDTGGRKWGRPYLTRTFYSLIGERMADDILLVMAKRDGRYIAGAINFIGSDALYGRHWGCIEDHPFLHFEVCYHQAIDFALSKGLQRVEAGAQGEHKLARGYVPVTTHSAHYIVHPGLRRAIDDYLERERQEVENIGDYLEDHTPFRKGERQESDE, from the coding sequence ATGACAGAAAACTACTCCATCCGCGTTGCGCAATCCTTCACGGATATCGATCCGGATCGCTGGAAGCAGCTTTCCGGAACTTCGCGCAACGCGGAAGGAAAGTCCTATAATCCATTTATTTCACACGCCTTTTTATCATCCATCGAAGAGTCCGGATCGGCAACGGCCAAGACCGGCTGGCAGGGCCACCACCTGCTGCTTGAAAATGAAAAAGGCGATCTGCTTGGTGCCGTACCGGCCTATCTGAAGAACCACAGCAAGGGCGAATATGTTTTCGACCACGGCTGGGCGGACGCTTTTGAACGGGCCGGCGGACATTATTATCCCAAGCTGCAGTGTTCCATCCCCTTTACCCCGGCGACCGGTCCGCGCCTTCTGACCTCGCAGACATCCGACAATGACGGCGTCAAGCTGCTTCTTGCTTCCGGTATCGGACAGGTAACCGAAAAGGGCGGCCTGTCATCGGCCCATGTCACCTTCGCAACGGATGACGACATTGCAGCCCTCACCTCGCAGGACTTTCTGCACCGGACCGATCAGCAGTTCCATTTTCTCAACAATGGCTACCGCGATCACGACGATTTTCTCGATGCCCTTTCGTCCCGCAAACGCAAGGGACTGAAAAAGGAACGCCGCGCCGCGCTCGAAAACGGCATCAGCATCGACTGGTTGACCGGCAGTGATCTGACGGAAGACATCTGGGATCAGTTTTTTACCTTCTACATGGATACGGGTGGCCGCAAATGGGGCCGACCCTATCTGACGCGGACATTCTATTCGCTGATCGGCGAGCGTATGGCCGACGACATTCTGCTCGTCATGGCAAAACGCGACGGACGCTATATCGCAGGCGCCATCAACTTCATCGGTTCGGACGCGCTTTATGGCCGGCATTGGGGCTGCATCGAGGATCATCCCTTTCTGCATTTCGAAGTCTGCTACCATCAGGCCATCGATTTTGCCCTGTCGAAAGGCTTGCAGCGGGTTGAGGCGGGCGCGCAGGGCGAACACAAGCTGGCGCGTGGTTATGTGCCTGTCACCACGCATTCTGCGCATTACATCGTCCATCCGGGGCTGCGCCGCGCCATTGACGACTATCTGGAACGGGAACGTCAGGAAGTTGAAAACATCGGCGACTACCTCGAAGACCACACGCCCTTCCGCAAGGGCGAAAGACAAGAATCGGATGAATAA
- a CDS encoding glycerophosphodiester phosphodiesterase, with amino-acid sequence MTLKLSWLIAQPVAHRGYHDMNHAIWENTLSAFSRAIEAGFAIECDVQLGADSVPVVFHDHEMTRLTGIKGDIRERTSGELSLLSIGQTKDKIPTLKQLLALCAGKVPLVIELKGREGEGVDDGFAEAVLEDLEGYKGHVALMSFDHHLLKDLKAAGSPWPLGLTAEGDKPEDFFKHDEAMHIGLDFISYHWGHLPNSFIEAQRKLGVPVITWTVRDENARAITYKYADQMTFEGFDPRENPSATA; translated from the coding sequence ATGACGCTGAAACTTTCCTGGCTGATTGCTCAGCCTGTTGCCCATCGCGGCTATCATGACATGAACCATGCGATCTGGGAAAACACGCTTTCGGCGTTTTCCCGCGCCATCGAAGCCGGATTTGCAATCGAATGCGACGTTCAGCTTGGTGCCGACAGCGTACCGGTCGTTTTCCACGACCATGAGATGACCCGCCTGACCGGCATCAAGGGTGACATCCGCGAGCGGACGTCCGGCGAACTGTCGCTGCTGTCGATCGGCCAGACCAAGGACAAGATCCCGACGCTCAAGCAGCTTCTGGCACTCTGTGCCGGCAAGGTGCCGCTGGTGATCGAGCTGAAGGGCCGCGAGGGTGAAGGCGTCGATGACGGTTTTGCCGAGGCGGTGCTGGAAGACCTCGAAGGTTACAAGGGCCATGTGGCGCTGATGAGCTTCGACCATCATCTCCTGAAGGATCTGAAGGCCGCCGGTTCCCCCTGGCCACTCGGCCTCACGGCCGAAGGCGACAAGCCGGAAGACTTCTTCAAGCATGACGAAGCCATGCATATCGGCCTCGACTTCATCTCCTACCATTGGGGCCACCTGCCAAACAGCTTTATCGAAGCACAAAGAAAACTTGGCGTTCCGGTGATTACCTGGACGGTAAGGGATGAAAATGCCCGTGCGATTACCTATAAATATGCTGACCAGATGACATTCGAAGGTTTCGACCCGAGAGAGAACCCGTCCGCTACGGCATGA
- a CDS encoding RidA family protein, which translates to MSDVIEGRLKELGFTLPVAAAPAANYVPFTISGNLLYVSGQLPMESGKIAVTGLVGRDVDVPAAQRAAELCAVNILAQVKAALNGDLSKIRRILKLNGFVASVPEFTEQHLVINGASNLLANVLGDAGKHARAAVGMACLPFNASVEIDAIVEIDV; encoded by the coding sequence ATGTCGGACGTCATCGAAGGCCGCCTCAAGGAACTTGGCTTTACGCTTCCCGTCGCCGCCGCACCTGCGGCAAACTACGTTCCGTTCACCATCAGCGGCAATCTGCTTTACGTATCGGGTCAATTGCCGATGGAATCCGGCAAGATTGCGGTCACGGGCCTCGTTGGACGCGATGTTGATGTTCCCGCAGCCCAGCGCGCGGCCGAACTTTGCGCCGTCAACATCCTCGCGCAGGTCAAGGCAGCCTTGAATGGCGACCTTTCGAAAATCCGCCGCATCCTCAAGCTCAATGGCTTCGTTGCCTCCGTTCCCGAGTTCACCGAGCAGCACCTTGTGATCAACGGTGCGTCCAACCTTCTCGCCAATGTTCTCGGCGATGCCGGCAAACATGCGCGCGCCGCCGTCGGCATGGCCTGCCTGCCCTTCAATGCCTCTGTCGAAATCGACGCGATCGTGGAAATAGACGTATGA
- a CDS encoding cell envelope integrity EipB family protein, with protein sequence MFVRKLGFVATTGLLSCLSNAANALPAQLPNLIAHRAVYDLELKDASDRSGIEGMTGRMVYEFTGSACQGYKTDFRFVTQINTGDAVRLTDQQTTTFEDPASKKFTFETKSYTDDKLDKEVQGAASDSDAGVKVDITRPDARQIDLVASEFPTEHMFQVIENAKQGKRIFESRIFDGSDDGDESLITSTLVGKSQTAKDGDAEAGKAGDFAKASFWPVTIAYYNDKTGTDSLPIYRMSFKLYENGITRDLTMDYGDFVLTGKLAKLDILTPETCENKPVR encoded by the coding sequence ATGTTTGTCAGGAAGCTTGGTTTCGTTGCCACTACGGGGCTCTTGTCCTGCTTGTCGAACGCTGCCAATGCTTTGCCCGCCCAGCTTCCCAATCTGATTGCCCATCGGGCAGTCTACGATCTGGAGCTGAAGGATGCATCGGATCGCTCCGGCATCGAGGGCATGACCGGCCGCATGGTCTATGAATTCACCGGTTCCGCCTGTCAGGGCTACAAGACGGACTTCCGTTTCGTCACGCAGATCAATACCGGCGACGCCGTTCGCCTGACGGATCAGCAGACCACGACGTTTGAGGACCCGGCCTCCAAGAAGTTCACCTTCGAGACGAAATCCTACACCGACGACAAGCTGGACAAGGAAGTGCAGGGCGCTGCTAGCGACAGCGATGCCGGTGTGAAGGTCGACATTACCCGACCCGATGCGCGCCAGATCGATCTCGTCGCCTCCGAATTCCCGACCGAACACATGTTCCAGGTCATCGAGAACGCCAAACAGGGCAAGCGGATTTTCGAGTCCCGGATTTTCGACGGCTCCGATGATGGTGACGAAAGCCTGATTACCTCGACCTTGGTCGGCAAGTCGCAGACGGCGAAGGATGGGGACGCGGAAGCCGGCAAGGCGGGCGATTTCGCCAAGGCGTCCTTCTGGCCTGTCACCATCGCTTATTACAACGACAAGACCGGTACGGATTCTCTGCCGATCTACCGCATGTCGTTCAAGCTCTACGAAAACGGAATCACCCGCGACCTGACCATGGATTACGGTGACTTCGTGCTGACCGGAAAGCTTGCGAAGCTCGATATCCTCACGCCCGAAACCTGCGAAAACAAGCCGGTTCGCTGA
- the rpsB gene encoding 30S ribosomal protein S2 yields the protein MALPDFSMRQLLEAGVHFGHQTHRWNPKMKPYIFGDRNNIHIIDLAQTVPMLSRALQVVSDTVARGGRVLFVGTKRQASEIIADSAKRSAQYYVNSRWLGGMMTNWKTISNSIQRLRKVDEILNSEASGYSKKERLNLEREREKLEKALGGIRDMGGVPDLMFIIDTNKEKIAIEEAKRLGIPVVAIIDSNCDPDAIDYPIPGNDDASRAISLYCDLIARAAIDGIARQQGSSGRDIGASEEAPIEPALEDEAGA from the coding sequence ATGGCATTGCCCGATTTTTCTATGCGTCAGCTTCTCGAAGCTGGTGTTCACTTCGGCCACCAGACGCACCGCTGGAACCCGAAGATGAAGCCGTACATCTTCGGCGACCGTAACAACATCCACATCATCGACCTCGCTCAGACGGTTCCGATGCTGTCGCGCGCCCTCCAGGTCGTGTCCGACACCGTTGCCCGTGGCGGCCGCGTTCTGTTCGTTGGCACCAAGCGCCAGGCGTCCGAAATCATCGCCGACAGCGCAAAGCGTTCGGCTCAGTACTACGTCAACTCCCGCTGGCTCGGCGGCATGATGACGAACTGGAAGACGATTTCGAACTCGATCCAGCGTCTTCGCAAGGTTGACGAAATCCTGAACTCGGAAGCTTCCGGCTACTCCAAGAAAGAGCGCCTGAACCTCGAGCGCGAGCGCGAAAAGCTTGAAAAGGCTCTCGGCGGTATCCGCGATATGGGCGGCGTTCCGGACCTGATGTTCATCATCGACACCAACAAGGAAAAGATCGCGATCGAAGAAGCCAAGCGTCTTGGCATTCCGGTCGTTGCGATCATCGACTCGAACTGCGATCCGGATGCAATCGATTACCCGATCCCGGGCAACGACGACGCTTCGCGCGCAATCTCGCTGTACTGCGACCTGATTGCTCGCGCTGCCATCGACGGCATCGCACGTCAGCAGGGCTCTTCCGGCCGTGACATCGGCGCTTCGGAAGAAGCTCCGATCGAGCCTGCGCTCGAAGACGAGGCTGGCGCCTGA
- a CDS encoding elongation factor Ts: protein MTEITAAMVKELREKSGAGMMDCKKALAETNGDMEAAIDWLRAKGIAKADKKSGRTAAEGLVGIASAGHKAVVVEINSETDFVARNDAFQDIVRGVAAVALTTDGTVDAIAAATYPATGKSVSDSIKDAIATIGENMTLRRSAALEVEHGVVATYIHNAAGDGIGKLGVLVALKSVGDKAVLTSIGRQVAMHIAATNPLAIRAEEVDAAVAERERNVFIEQARESGKPEAIIEKMVDGRMRKFFEEVALLSQAFVINPDLTVGAAVKEAEKEAGAAIEVTGMVRLLLGEGVEKEESDFAAEVAAVAKG, encoded by the coding sequence ATGACCGAAATCACAGCCGCAATGGTTAAGGAACTGCGCGAGAAGTCTGGCGCAGGTATGATGGACTGCAAGAAGGCTCTTGCTGAGACCAATGGCGACATGGAAGCAGCAATCGACTGGCTGCGCGCCAAGGGTATTGCCAAGGCTGACAAGAAGTCTGGCCGCACGGCTGCCGAAGGTCTCGTCGGTATCGCATCTGCCGGTCACAAGGCTGTTGTCGTCGAAATCAACTCGGAAACCGACTTCGTTGCTCGTAACGATGCCTTCCAGGACATCGTTCGCGGCGTTGCTGCCGTTGCTCTGACGACCGACGGCACTGTTGACGCGATTGCTGCTGCCACCTACCCGGCAACCGGCAAGTCCGTTTCGGACAGCATCAAGGACGCGATTGCCACCATCGGCGAAAACATGACGCTGCGCCGTTCGGCTGCGCTCGAAGTTGAGCACGGCGTTGTTGCAACCTACATCCACAACGCTGCTGGCGACGGCATCGGCAAGCTGGGCGTTCTGGTTGCCCTGAAGTCGGTTGGCGACAAGGCTGTTCTGACCTCGATCGGCCGTCAGGTTGCCATGCACATCGCTGCAACCAACCCGCTGGCGATTCGCGCTGAAGAAGTTGACGCTGCTGTTGCTGAGCGCGAGCGCAACGTCTTCATCGAACAGGCTCGTGAATCCGGCAAGCCGGAAGCAATCATCGAAAAGATGGTTGACGGCCGTATGCGCAAGTTCTTCGAAGAAGTTGCTCTTCTGTCGCAGGCTTTCGTTATCAACCCTGACCTGACGGTCGGCGCTGCTGTCAAGGAAGCCGAAAAGGAAGCCGGCGCAGCGATCGAAGTCACCGGCATGGTTCGCCTGCTGCTCGGCGAAGGCGTCGAGAAGGAAGAAAGCGATTTCGCGGCAGAAGTCGCCGCAGTCGCCAAGGGCTGA
- a CDS encoding UMP kinase has translation MSSKPIYKRVLLKASGEALMGDQGFGIDVAVADRIASDIAEARAMNVEVGVVVGGGNIFRGVAVASKGGDRVTGDHMGMLATVINALALATSLRKLSIDTVVLSAIAMPEICESFSQRAALHHLAQGRVVIFAGGTGNPFFTTDSAAALRAAEMGAEAIFKGTQVDGIYSADPKKDPTATRFDELTHSEVLGKGLAVMDVAAVALARENHIPIIVFSIHEKGGFAQILTGGGRKTIVHDK, from the coding sequence ATGTCTTCCAAGCCGATCTATAAACGCGTCCTGCTCAAGGCTTCCGGTGAAGCCCTTATGGGTGACCAGGGTTTTGGTATCGATGTTGCGGTCGCCGACCGGATTGCCTCCGATATCGCTGAAGCAAGAGCAATGAATGTCGAAGTCGGCGTCGTCGTCGGCGGTGGCAATATTTTCCGCGGCGTTGCCGTTGCCTCTAAGGGTGGCGACCGGGTGACCGGCGACCACATGGGCATGCTGGCAACCGTCATCAATGCGCTGGCGCTTGCAACGTCACTTCGAAAGCTCAGCATCGACACGGTCGTTCTCTCGGCCATCGCCATGCCTGAAATCTGCGAAAGTTTCTCGCAGCGCGCCGCTCTGCACCATCTGGCCCAGGGCCGCGTGGTGATTTTCGCCGGTGGTACGGGCAACCCGTTCTTCACGACCGACTCCGCAGCCGCCCTGCGTGCTGCCGAAATGGGCGCTGAAGCGATCTTCAAGGGAACGCAGGTCGATGGCATCTATTCGGCTGACCCGAAGAAGGACCCGACAGCAACACGTTTCGACGAGTTGACCCACAGCGAGGTTCTCGGCAAGGGTCTGGCGGTCATGGACGTTGCAGCCGTGGCGCTTGCACGCGAAAACCACATTCCGATCATCGTTTTCTCGATTCACGAGAAGGGTGGCTTCGCACAGATATTGACCGGCGGCGGCCGTAAGACCATCGTGCACGACAAGTAA
- the frr gene encoding ribosome recycling factor, with the protein MSGVDLTDIKRRMDGAINAFKSDIASLRTGRASANILDPVTIDAYGSRVPLNQVANITVPEPRMLGVNIWDKSMVNAVDRAIRESNLGLNPIVDGQNLRIPLPELNEERRKSLVKVAHEYSEKAKVAIRHVRRDGMDGLKKAEKDGDIGQDESRGQSEKVQKMTDDTISEIDRLLGEKEKEIMQV; encoded by the coding sequence ATGAGTGGTGTTGACCTCACCGATATCAAGCGCCGTATGGATGGTGCCATCAATGCATTCAAGAGCGATATCGCATCGCTGCGCACCGGCCGCGCATCGGCCAACATTCTCGACCCTGTCACGATTGACGCCTACGGCTCGCGCGTGCCGCTGAACCAGGTGGCCAACATCACCGTTCCGGAGCCGCGCATGCTCGGCGTCAATATCTGGGACAAGTCGATGGTCAACGCCGTCGACCGCGCCATCCGCGAATCCAATCTCGGTCTCAACCCGATCGTTGACGGTCAGAATCTGCGTATTCCGCTGCCTGAACTCAACGAAGAGCGCCGCAAATCGCTGGTCAAGGTTGCCCACGAATATTCCGAAAAGGCCAAGGTCGCGATTCGCCACGTTCGCCGCGATGGCATGGATGGTCTGAAAAAAGCCGAAAAGGATGGCGACATCGGTCAGGACGAAAGCCGTGGACAGTCGGAAAAAGTTCAGAAAATGACCGACGACACGATTTCGGAAATTGACCGCTTGCTTGGCGAGAAGGAAAAGGAAATCATGCAGGTCTGA
- a CDS encoding isoprenyl transferase, with translation MPTTTIRSSVPEHVAIIMDGNGRWAKQRGLPRIMGHRRGVEAVRETVRAAGDCGISYLTLFAFSSENWRRPESEVTDLMGLLKAFIRRDLAELHRENVRVRIIGDRETLKADIRSLLEEAEHMTRDNTKLTLVIAFNYGSRDEIARAAASLAQDVAQGKLDAASITPEMISGRLDTAGIPDPDLIIRTSGEERLSNFLLWQAAYSEFLFVPDYWPDFDRQHFYSAIEQYATRDRRFGGLADQVAVAGA, from the coding sequence ATGCCGACGACGACGATACGTTCCTCAGTTCCCGAGCACGTCGCCATCATCATGGATGGTAACGGGCGTTGGGCAAAGCAGCGCGGTCTTCCGCGAATCATGGGTCATCGCCGGGGCGTGGAAGCCGTTCGTGAAACGGTGCGCGCTGCCGGTGACTGCGGCATTTCCTATCTGACGCTGTTTGCCTTCTCGTCGGAAAACTGGCGTCGGCCGGAGTCCGAGGTCACGGATCTGATGGGCCTGCTGAAAGCCTTCATCCGTCGCGACCTTGCTGAGCTGCACCGTGAAAACGTGCGTGTCCGCATCATCGGTGATCGTGAGACTTTGAAAGCCGACATTCGCTCGCTTCTCGAGGAAGCCGAGCACATGACGCGTGATAACACCAAGCTTACGCTTGTTATCGCATTCAACTACGGAAGCCGCGACGAGATTGCCCGTGCGGCGGCCTCGCTTGCGCAGGATGTTGCCCAGGGCAAGCTCGATGCAGCCTCGATCACGCCGGAGATGATTTCGGGACGGCTCGACACTGCCGGCATCCCGGACCCGGATCTCATCATCCGCACCAGCGGTGAGGAGCGTCTGTCGAACTTCCTGCTCTGGCAGGCTGCCTATTCGGAATTTCTCTTCGTTCCAGACTACTGGCCGGATTTCGACCGCCAGCATTTCTATTCTGCAATCGAGCAATATGCGACGCGTGATCGCCGTTTCGGCGGCTTGGCCGATCAGGTTGCTGTGGCAGGCGCCTGA